The genome window AATGTGGATATGGCGGTTCGGGCGGTAAAACAGGGGGCCTTTGATTTTCTTGAAAAACCCCTCTCGTTAGATAAAATTCTTACGGTAACCAAAAACGCCCTGGCCCTTAAAAAACTAAAGCACGAAAATCTCCAGCTAAAACAGCAACAAAAGATAGTCCTCCAGGACATCGTAGGGAACAGCGGGGCCCTTCAAAAGGTTAAAGAGCTAATCCATCAGGCAGCCAATACGGAGGCCCGGGTGCTTATCACAGGAGAAAATGGTACGGGAAAAGAACTCGTCGCCCGGGCCATTCACGGTCTTTCTAGCCGTCAGGGTGGGCCCTTTGTCACGGTGAACTGCGCGGCTATCCCGGAAACCCTCATAGAAAGCGAATTGTTTGGTCACGAGAAAGGGGCCTTTACCGATGCGATTTCCAGCCGCAAAGGGCGTTTTGAGCAGGCCCATGGGGGCACCCTCTTTTTGGATGAAATAGGGGACATGTCCCTGGCAGCCCAGGCGAAAGTGTTACGGGCTATTCAGGAACAAAAAATTGAACGATTAGGTGGAGAGGGCTCTATTACGGTAGACGTGCGGATCATCGCTGCCACCAACAAGGATCTCGAACAGGCCTGCAAAGAAGGAACCTTCCGGGAGGATCTGTTTTTCCGCCTAAACGTTATTCCCATCCATTTGCCTCCCCTGCGGGATCGGCCGGAGGATATTCCCCTTTTGCTCCATCATTTTTTAAAGGAGCTTCACGCCACGCCACCGCAACTGAGTTCAGAGGCGCTGGAAACGCTCCAAACCTATTCATGGCCAGGCAATATTCGGGAGCTTAAAAATTTTGCGGAACGGCTCGCCATCTTTTCTCAGAAAGGGGTCCTCAGTAAAGAAGAAATTCTCTCGCTGTTACAACCCGCGGGACCTCAAAAAACACCGCAAAAAGAACTTATGGCGGCACCTCAAAACCGAGCTACTCTAGCAGAGGATCTCTTTTCCCTTCCTTACAATGAAGCGAAAGAGGCCTTTGAAAAACACTATTTAGAGTACCATCTTGCCCAAAATCAGTATATAATAGCAAAGACCGCTGAGGCCATTGGGATATATCCCAGTAATCTCCATGCAAAGATCAAAAAGCATGGTATAAGGACCGAGCCATGAAGGACCTGACCCAACGACAACAGGAAGTTCTCTCCTTCATCAGTGGTTTTACTGCAGAACATTCCTATCCCCCTACCATCAGGGAAATAGCGCAACACTTTTCGATTTCCGTAAAAGGAGCCTATGATCATCTTAATGCCTTAAAAAAGAAAGGGTTCCTGCGTCTCGAGGACAAACGATCCCGCACGATCGGAATCATTCAACCTCCCAGAGAGGAAGAGCCCCATACGGTGTGCATTCCCATTCTGGGGACCGTTGCGGCGGGCAAGCCTATCCTGGCGGAAGAAAACTGGGAAGGGACGGTGGAAGTGCCCCGGAGCATGCTCAAAGCTCAGAAGGAATATTTTGCCCTCCAGGTGCGGGGGGACTCGATGATAGAAGCGGGAATCCTTGATGGAGACACGGCAATCATAGAAAAAAGCCCCATAGCCCATAATGGAGAAATTGTGGTTGCCCTGGTAGACGAAGCGGTAACGCTGAAACGTTTTTTCAAAGAGGCCAATCGTATCCGTCTGCAACCCGAAAATCCCCATTTTTCTCCGATATATAGCCAGAATGTTCAGATTCTGGGTCGACTGCATAGCATTATTCGCTATTATCACTAGCACAGTAAGGTACAGGCATGGCTAAGGGAGAAGTATATATTTTTACGGGCCCCGAGATTGGAGAACGCCAGGAGGCGCTTAACGAACTACGGGCCCGTATTACCAAAAACACAGGCATGCCACCGGAGGAGCAATCCTTTTATATCGGCGAAACACCCATTGGGGACATTCTTTCAATTATTCGGAATGGGTCTCTTTTTTCAGAGGTTCG of Treponema sp. J25 contains these proteins:
- a CDS encoding sigma-54 dependent transcriptional regulator, with product MNSILIVDDEAGIRTTLSSVLEDEGYRVTTAEDAIEALRILEEGSIDLVFLDVLLPRMGGLEALGTIKKSWSDIEVIMISGHANVDMAVRAVKQGAFDFLEKPLSLDKILTVTKNALALKKLKHENLQLKQQQKIVLQDIVGNSGALQKVKELIHQAANTEARVLITGENGTGKELVARAIHGLSSRQGGPFVTVNCAAIPETLIESELFGHEKGAFTDAISSRKGRFEQAHGGTLFLDEIGDMSLAAQAKVLRAIQEQKIERLGGEGSITVDVRIIAATNKDLEQACKEGTFREDLFFRLNVIPIHLPPLRDRPEDIPLLLHHFLKELHATPPQLSSEALETLQTYSWPGNIRELKNFAERLAIFSQKGVLSKEEILSLLQPAGPQKTPQKELMAAPQNRATLAEDLFSLPYNEAKEAFEKHYLEYHLAQNQYIIAKTAEAIGIYPSNLHAKIKKHGIRTEP
- the lexA gene encoding transcriptional repressor LexA, yielding MKDLTQRQQEVLSFISGFTAEHSYPPTIREIAQHFSISVKGAYDHLNALKKKGFLRLEDKRSRTIGIIQPPREEEPHTVCIPILGTVAAGKPILAEENWEGTVEVPRSMLKAQKEYFALQVRGDSMIEAGILDGDTAIIEKSPIAHNGEIVVALVDEAVTLKRFFKEANRIRLQPENPHFSPIYSQNVQILGRLHSIIRYYH